DNA sequence from the Hoylesella buccalis ATCC 35310 genome:
TCATCGTTCATTGGCTGATGTGGCTTTTTACGAGCAATGAACTCACGGATAGCCAAAATGATTCTTTCTTTCTGAGTGGGATCTGTTCCCAACTGCTGGTTATGGAGGTAATGGCTTAATAAGGCCATCTGATTTTCATAAGAAGTTTCACCATAAATTTTGACTCCGTCTTTTGTTATTTCTTCTGGAAAATCCGTCAAGTTCATCTTTTTGTTTGCCATATTGCTGTCTTTATACTTCTAAGTAATCAGAATATTATCATTTATCAATCGTGAAATAATAAGATGCTATTTATTCAAAATTGTTTTTAAACACTTCAACGTTTTTTCTGATTTGTTAGGAAGGATGGATTCATATTTCATTATTCCCTGGATATTTTCAAAGATAGTGCAAGCCGAAGACAAAGGAAACTTGTTTACTTTGTTGAGGCGAAGCCTATCTTATGCAAAGATAAACATAATTGCTCAAATAACGCCAAGCAACGTGCATGCGATTTCAATTCAGGCAATCATTTTCTTGATCGGTCACTGATCGCACCTCAACTTGAAGGCAAAATGTGCATGGAAAAACAGAAAAGGACGGGCCAAATGCGGAAAATTTCTTAATTTTGCAAGATAAGCTGGCAAGGAACAACGAATGAAATGTTAAAGCTTTGGCAATTAAACGCTATTTCTGTAACTTTGTACACATAACTTATACGACGGATTATGCAACCCATCTTTATCGCAGGCCCCTGCGTCATCGAATCGGAAGAACTGTTGGACACTGTTGCCCAACGACTGGTTGAGATTAACCAGAAGCTCGGTACGAACATCATCTTCAAGGCTTCGTTTGACAAGGCCAACCGCACGTCAATCCATTCGTTCAGAGGTCCTGGTCTAGAAAAAGGCCTGCAAATGCTCGCCCACATCAAAGAAACGTACAAACTGAGGATTACCACGGACATTCATGAGAGCTGGCAGGCGGAAGCAGTGGGTGAGGTGTGCGACATTTTGCAGATACCCGCATTCTTGTGTAGGCAGACTGATTTGCTGGTGGCGGCGGCTGCAACCGGCAAAATCGTGAACATCAAGAAAGCACAGTTTCTCAGTGGAAAGGACATGAGGCACCCCGTAGAAAAAGCTATGGAGAGCGGTGCCAAGGAAATATGGCTCACCGAGCGCGGTAACTGCTTTGGGTACAACAATCTGGTGGTTGATTTCAGGAACATCCCCGACATGAGAGAGATTGTCAAAACGGTAATCATGGACTGCACACACTGCGTTCAAAGACCTGGTGCGGGTGAGGGAAAAACCATCGGTGACCGACGATTCATACCGGCCATGGCACACGCTGCGAAGGCTTTTGGGGCAACGGGATATTTCTTTGAGACCCATCCAACACCGGATGAAGGACTAAGTGACGCTGCCAACATGCTGGAATTGGACAAGCTGGAACCGCTCATCGCATCACTACTACAATAGACGCACCGCATACATAATAACAGATTCATGGAAGAAAATACGAAAGAATCGCTAAAACATGCAAGAGAATACGCCTCACAGTGCATCAAGGATGAAGCGCAGGCACTGCTGGAGCTGATTCCACAGCTGGATGAAAACTTCGAAAAGGCTGTTGACATGATGTTCAACTGTAAGGGCAAAATCATCGTCACTGGTGTTGGCAAGAGTGGCAACATCGGTGCCAAGATAGCTGCCACACTGTCTTCAACGGGTACGCCAGCGTTCTATATCAATCCGCTGGACATCTACCATGGTGACTTGGGCGTGATGACACCCGACGATGTGGTGCTGGCCTTGAGCAACAGCGGACAGACTGATGAGCTGCTTCGCTTCCTGCCCATGGTGCTGCACATGAACGTGCCGGTGGTATCTATCAGCGGAAATCCCAAATCGTTGCTGGCCAAATACTCGACAGCGCACATCACATGCCGTGTAGAGAAAGAGGCCTGTCCGCTGAATCTGGCACCTACGAGCAGCACAACGGCTGCTCTGGCCATGGGAGACGCACTGGCCATTGCCCTGATGATGGTGAGAAACTTTAAGCCAAACGACTTCGCACAGTTTCATCCGGGTGGCGAACTGGGCAAGCGGTTGCTCACAACAGCCTCAGACGTGATGCGTTCGGACAACCTACCCATCATCCCCAAAGAGATGCATCTGGGCGAAGCCATCATTCATGTGAGTAAAGGAAAACTGGGTTTGGGTGTCTCGTTGGAGAACGAGAAAGTGGTAGGACTGATTACCGATGGCGACATCAGGCGTGCGATGGAGAAGTGGCAAGCCCAGTTCTTCAATAAGACGGTAAGCGACATCATGACAACGAGTCCAAAAACGGTTTCACCGAACACAAAAATCACAGAGATACAAACCATCATGCACAAGTACAAAATACATACGGTACTGGTTGTTGACAGCGACAACCATTTGTTAGGGGTCGTCGACCACTATTCGTGCATGATTTAAAAGCCTCCATTGACTGAAATTTGAGAGTTCTATTATTTATTTTATGTTTCATCGCCTGCACGTCAGTTGATGCGCAGAGCTCAGACTCACTCATCGTCCAGACCTTGCGAGAAAAGGGTGTGAGGTTCTCACATGACAACAGTGTGACGCTGTTGATGGACGGACAAGAGAAGTTTGATGACCTATTTTTGGCCATCAAGCAAGCCAAGAGTAGCGTGCATCTGGAGTACTTCAACTTCAGAAATGATTCCATTGCGCGACTGTTATTCGACATCTTGGAAGAGAAAGCGGCTGAGGGTGTGGAGGTAAGAGCTTTGTTTGATGCCTTTGGCAACTCGTCGAACAACCGTCCACTGAAGAAACATCACCTGGACTCGATACGCGCCAAAGGTGTTGAAATCTACAAATTTGACCCCATCACCTTTCCTTGGATCAATCATGTGCTAAGCCGCGACCATCGCAAGATTGTCGTCATTGATGGCGAGGTGGCCTATACGGGTGGCATGAACGTGGCCGACTACTACATCAAAGGCACCCGTCAGGTGGGCAAATGGCACGACATGCACTGTAGAATTGAGGGTTTAGCGGTGAACGAACTGCAACGTATCTTCCTGAAAATGTGGAATAAAACGGCGAAGCAGAACGTGCATGGCGCAAAATATTATAGAGGTCACCGCAACAGGGGGCATATCAAGGGACTCAAGTCGGACACTTGCTGCACCTCAGGCGATAAGATGGTAGGTATCGTGAACCGTGAACCACGCATCAGTAACGAGATGATCAGGGCGTTCTATGTGGGAGCTATCGATGCAGCTCGAGACAGTTTGAAAATCATCAATCCTTACTTTACACTGAATCGGGGTATCAAGAAAGCCCTGAGGAAGGCCATCAAGCGAGGTGTGAAAGTAGAGATTATGCTATCGACCAGCAGCGACATTCCCTTAACACCCGACTGTGGGTTCTACAATGCGCACAAACTGATGAAGCAAGGGGCGAACGTGTGGATGTTTACGGATGGGTTCCACCATACCAAGGTGATTATGGTAGACGGAAAGTTCTGCACGGTAGGGAGTGCCAACCTCAATGCCAGGAGCCTTAATTTCGACTATGAAGAAAACGCTGTGATTGTTGATCGCTGCACTACTCGCCAGCTGGACAAGTTGTTTGATGATGATAAGAAAGATAGTTTTCTGCTCACTCCCAAGAGTTGGGATGAGTTTAGAACGCCTTGGCAGAAGCTGCGTGGATGGTTTGCTCACTTGTTAGCGCCCGTGTTATAAGCATTAACAGCGGCCTAAAAGGTGCCATTGACCTAAAAAACAACCAACGCCAAGAGGTTTCTTGACGCTGCATTGGTG
Encoded proteins:
- the kdsA gene encoding 3-deoxy-8-phosphooctulonate synthase, with amino-acid sequence MQPIFIAGPCVIESEELLDTVAQRLVEINQKLGTNIIFKASFDKANRTSIHSFRGPGLEKGLQMLAHIKETYKLRITTDIHESWQAEAVGEVCDILQIPAFLCRQTDLLVAAAATGKIVNIKKAQFLSGKDMRHPVEKAMESGAKEIWLTERGNCFGYNNLVVDFRNIPDMREIVKTVIMDCTHCVQRPGAGEGKTIGDRRFIPAMAHAAKAFGATGYFFETHPTPDEGLSDAANMLELDKLEPLIASLLQ
- a CDS encoding KpsF/GutQ family sugar-phosphate isomerase is translated as MEENTKESLKHAREYASQCIKDEAQALLELIPQLDENFEKAVDMMFNCKGKIIVTGVGKSGNIGAKIAATLSSTGTPAFYINPLDIYHGDLGVMTPDDVVLALSNSGQTDELLRFLPMVLHMNVPVVSISGNPKSLLAKYSTAHITCRVEKEACPLNLAPTSSTTAALAMGDALAIALMMVRNFKPNDFAQFHPGGELGKRLLTTASDVMRSDNLPIIPKEMHLGEAIIHVSKGKLGLGVSLENEKVVGLITDGDIRRAMEKWQAQFFNKTVSDIMTTSPKTVSPNTKITEIQTIMHKYKIHTVLVVDSDNHLLGVVDHYSCMI
- a CDS encoding phospholipase D-like domain-containing protein, which translates into the protein MRVLLFILCFIACTSVDAQSSDSLIVQTLREKGVRFSHDNSVTLLMDGQEKFDDLFLAIKQAKSSVHLEYFNFRNDSIARLLFDILEEKAAEGVEVRALFDAFGNSSNNRPLKKHHLDSIRAKGVEIYKFDPITFPWINHVLSRDHRKIVVIDGEVAYTGGMNVADYYIKGTRQVGKWHDMHCRIEGLAVNELQRIFLKMWNKTAKQNVHGAKYYRGHRNRGHIKGLKSDTCCTSGDKMVGIVNREPRISNEMIRAFYVGAIDAARDSLKIINPYFTLNRGIKKALRKAIKRGVKVEIMLSTSSDIPLTPDCGFYNAHKLMKQGANVWMFTDGFHHTKVIMVDGKFCTVGSANLNARSLNFDYEENAVIVDRCTTRQLDKLFDDDKKDSFLLTPKSWDEFRTPWQKLRGWFAHLLAPVL